In Felis catus isolate Fca126 chromosome E1, F.catus_Fca126_mat1.0, whole genome shotgun sequence, the following proteins share a genomic window:
- the PELP1 gene encoding proline-, glutamic acid- and leucine-rich protein 1 isoform X3 gives MELAVAVLRDLLRYAAQLPTLFRDISTNHLPGLLTSLLGLRPECELSAMEGMKACMTYFPRACGSLKGKLASFFLSRVDALSPQLQQLACECYARLPSLGAGFSQGLKHTESWEQELHSLLASLHGLLGALYEGADTAPVQCEGPGLDVLLAPSEDGDAHTLLRLRHRFSGLARCLGLLLSSEFGAPVSVPVQEILDIICRTLSISAKNISLLGDGPLRLLLLPSIHLDALDLLSALILACGSRLLRFGALISRLLPQVLNAWNLGRDALPPGQERPYSAVRTKVYAVLDLWVQVCGASAGVLQGGASGEALLSHLLSDISPPADALKLRSPRGSPDGGLQSGKPSAPKKLKLDMGEATAPPGHRKGDSNANSDVCAAALRGLSRTVLMCGPLIKEETHRRLHDLVLPLVMGVQQGEVLGSSPYTSSRCRRELYRLLLALLLAPSPRCPPPLACALQAFSLGQREDSLEVSSFCSEALVTCAALTHPRVPPLQSMGPACPAPAPAPPPEAPSPFRAPPFHPPGPMPSVGPMPSVGPMPSVGPMPPAGPMPPTRPGPPATANHLGLSVPGLVSVPPRLLPGPENHRAGSNDDPVLAPSGTPPPAVPPDETFGGRVPRPAFVHYDKEEASDVEISLESDSDDSVVIVPEGLPPLPPPPPTGSTPPPAAPAGPPTASPPVPAKEEPEELPAAPGPLPPPPPPPVPGPVALPPPQLVPEGPPGGGGTPALEEDLTVININSSDEEEEEEEEEEEEEEEEEEEEEDFEEEEEEEEEYFEEEEEEEEEFEEEFEEEEGELEEEEEDEDEEEEDELEELEEVEFGPAGGPAEEGGPPPPSPAPALPPAQPPEVPPEPGVEPGLLLEVEEPGPEDEPGAEAAPTLAPEVLPSQGEGQREAGSPPAGPPPQELVEEEPSAPPPLLEEGTENGGDKVPPPPETPAAEEMEAAAEAETAALQEKEQDDTAAMLADFIDCPPDDEKPPAAPEPES, from the exons TTGGCCTGTGAGTGCTACGCCAGGCTGCCCTCGCTGGGGGCCGGCTTTTCCCAGGGCCTGAAGCACACGGAGAGCTGGGAACAGGAACTGCACAGCCTGCTGGCCTCCCTGCACGGCCTGCTGGGGGCCCTGTACGAGGGAGCGGACACGG CCCCCGTGCAGTGTGAGGGCCCCGGGCTGGATGTGCTGCTCGCGCCCTCGGAAGACGGTGACGCCCACACCCTCCTCCGGCTTCGGCACAGGTTTTCGGGTCTGGCACGCTGCCTGGGGCTCCTGCTCAG CTCTGAGTTTGGGGCTCCCGTGTCCGTCCCCGTGCAGGAGATCCTGGACATCATCTGCCGGACCCTCAGCATCAGTGCCAAGAACATC agcttgcttggggaCGGTCCCCTGCGTCTTCTGCTCCTGCCTTCCATCCACCTGGACGCCCTGGACCTGCTCTCCGCGCTCATCCTCGC GTGTGGAAGCCGCCTCCTGCGCTTCGGGGCCCTGATCAGCCGCCTGCTTCCCCAGGTCCTCAATGCCTGGAACCTCGGCAGGGATGCCCTCCCTCCGGGCCAGGAGAGGCCTTACAG TGCCGTGCGGACCAAGGTGTATGCCGTGTTAGATCTGTGGGTGCAGGTGTGCGGGGCCTCGGCGGGAGTGCTGCAGGGGGGCGCCTCGGGGGAGGCCCTGCTCTCCCACCTGCTCAGTGACATCTCCCCGCCCGCCGACGCTCTCAAG CTGCGCAGCCCCCGGGGGAGCCCTGATGGGGGACTGCAGTCCGGGAAGCCCAGCGCCCCCAAGAAGCTGAAGCTGGATATGGGGGAGGCCACGGCCCCGCCCGGGCACCGGAAGGGGGACAGCAACGCCAACAGCGACGTGTGCGCGGCCGCGCTGAGAG gccTCAGTCGGACCGTCCTCATGTGCGGGCCTCTCATCAAGGAGGAGACTCACAGG AGACTGCACGACCTGGTGCTCCCCCTGGTCATGGGGGTCCAGCAGGGCGAGGTCCTGGGCAGCTCCCCATACACCAGCTCCCGCTGCCGCCGGGAGCTGTACCGCCTGCTGCTGGCCCTGCTGCTGGCGCCGTCTCCCCGCTGCCCGCCTCCCCTCGCCTGTGCCCTGCAAGCCTTCTCGCTGGGCCAGAGAGAGGACAGCCTGGAG GTCTCGTCCTTCTGCTCAGAAGCACTGGTGACCTGTGCCGCTCTGACCCACCCCCGCGTTCCCCCCCTGCAGTCCATGGGCCCTGCCTGTCCCGCGCCTGCCCCGGCTCCCCCTCCCGAGGCCCCGTCTCCATTCAGGGCCCCACCCTTCCACCCCCCGGGCCCCATGCCCTCCGTGGGTCCCATGCCCTCTGTGGGTCCCATGCCCTCCGTGGGCCCCATGCCCCCGGCGGGCCCCATGCCCCCCACACGCCCCGGGCCTCCGGCCACAGCCAACCACTTAGGCCTGTCTGTCCCCGGCCTGGTGTCTGTACCCCCCCGGCTCCTGCCTGGCCCTGAGAACCACCGGGCAGGCTCAAACGACGACCCCGTCCTTGCCCCTAGTGGCACCCCTCCACCGGCCGTGCCCCCAGATGAAACTTTCGGGGGCCGAGTGCCAAGACCAGCCTTTGTTCACTATGATAAGGAGGAGGCCTCCGACGTGGAGATCTCCCTGGAGAGCGACTCCGACGACAGCGTGGTGATCGTGCCCGAGGGGCTGCCGCccctgccgcccccaccccccacggggTCCACGCCCCCCCCTGCAGCTCCGGCCGGGCCACCGACAGCCTCCCCTCCCGTGCCGGCCAAGGAGGAGCCTGAAGAGCTTCCCGCGGCCCCGgggcctctcccacccccaccgccaccccccgTGCCGGGCCCCGTGGCGCTGCCGCCACCCCAGCTGGTCCCCGAAGGGCCGCCTGGTGGCGGAGGAACCCCCGCGCTGGAAGAAGACTTGACAGTTATTAACATCAACAGCAgcgatgaggaggaggaggaggaggaggaggaggaagaagaggaggaggaagaggaggaggaggaggaggatttcgaggaggaagaggaggaggaagaggagtattttgaggaggaagaagaggaggaagaggagtttgAAGAGGAgtttgaggaggaggaaggtgagctggaggaagaagaggaggacgaggacgaggaggaggaggacgagttGGAGGAGCTGGAAGAGGTGGAGTTTGGCCCGGCAGGCGGCCCGGCCGAAGAAGGGGGCCCTCCGCCCCCCAgcccggcccctgccctgccccctgcccagccccctgaGGTCCCGCCCGAGCCCGGAGTGGAGCCCGGGCTGCTGCTGGAGGTGGAGGAGCCCGGGCCCGAGGACGAGCCGGGGGCCGAGGCTGCCCCCACGCTGGCCCCCGAGGTGCTCCCCTCccagggcgaggggcagagggaagcgGGGAGCCCCCCGGCTGGGCCGCCGCCCCAGGAGCTGGTGGAGGAGGAGCCCTCGGCTCCCCCGCCCCTGCTGGAAGAGGGGACTGAGAACGGGGGTGACAAGGTGCCACCCCCACCGGAGACGCCTGCGGCCGAAGAAATGGAGGCGGCGGCAGAGGCAGAGACGGCGGCCCTGCAGGAGAAG GAGCAGGATGACACGGCTGCCATGCTGGCTGACTTCATCGATTGTCCCCCTGATGACGAGAAGCCCCCAGCGGCCCCCGAGCCTGAGTCCTAG